In the uncultured Methanobacterium sp. genome, one interval contains:
- a CDS encoding tributyrin esterase has protein sequence MDTIKAENYTTRQLNTEIKKALSDDKNNLVLENPGKLDSIAVGLGSGVGVTLKGDAGDFVAALNNGASIEIHGNVGRYVGDNMTSGEIIVRGSAEDGVGFGTYNGTIVVYGDAGDAVGQLNKGGILVINGNMGKLAGLYMLSGDIIVTGDAGEDTGDWMIGGNIYVAGKCQTGTNAAVMELGTSDKDKLSSIFQKYNIDAQAEDFVKIGPEELRPFYGKEEASQ, from the coding sequence ATGGATACTATAAAAGCAGAAAACTATACCACCCGACAGTTGAACACTGAGATTAAAAAGGCACTATCTGACGATAAAAATAATTTGGTACTGGAAAATCCCGGTAAACTGGACTCAATTGCAGTGGGTCTAGGTTCCGGTGTAGGAGTCACTCTAAAAGGAGATGCTGGGGATTTTGTAGCGGCACTGAATAACGGGGCCTCCATAGAAATACATGGAAATGTTGGTCGCTACGTGGGAGATAACATGACTTCCGGTGAGATCATTGTAAGAGGTTCTGCTGAAGACGGAGTTGGATTCGGAACCTACAATGGTACCATAGTTGTTTATGGGGATGCTGGCGACGCAGTAGGTCAGCTGAACAAAGGAGGAATTCTGGTAATAAATGGTAATATGGGCAAACTAGCCGGACTTTACATGCTCAGTGGGGATATAATCGTTACTGGGGATGCAGGGGAAGATACTGGGGACTGGATGATAGGGGGGAACATATACGTGGCTGGGAAGTGCCAAACCGGTACAAACGCTGCAGTAATGGAACTTGGTACCTCTGATAAGGATAAATTATCCTCAATTTTCCAGAAGTACAATATAGATGCCCAAGCTGAAGATTTCGTTAAGATTGGGCCTGAAGAGTTAAGGCCCTTTTATGGTAAAGAGGAGGCATCCCAATGA
- a CDS encoding DUF4013 domain-containing protein: MDIGYLTSDAMKYPLQDWKKVIILGILILTSFLIIPAFLAMGYVFRALKWSVAGVNHLPEFDEWGEMFTDGLKIFVVELVYFIVPFLIIFISIWASINSLVALGASGDNILPATIFSAFGLMGGLLVMGLIIAVICGVFFTIGIANMAYYNSDIGAAFRFREILDTINAIGWVDYIIWYIMMIILGTIIGAIAGVLGFIPILGWILIIFVLYPYLYLLYARALGLLFVSGLEPQ; the protein is encoded by the coding sequence ATGGATATAGGATATTTGACTTCAGATGCAATGAAATATCCCTTACAGGATTGGAAGAAAGTTATAATACTGGGAATATTAATTTTAACAAGTTTTTTAATTATTCCTGCTTTTTTAGCTATGGGATATGTTTTCAGAGCTCTGAAATGGTCTGTTGCCGGAGTTAACCATCTCCCTGAATTCGATGAATGGGGAGAAATGTTCACCGATGGTCTTAAAATCTTTGTAGTGGAACTGGTTTACTTCATCGTTCCATTCCTTATCATATTCATAAGTATCTGGGCTTCCATTAATTCACTGGTAGCTTTAGGGGCTTCTGGAGATAATATATTACCCGCTACTATTTTCAGTGCCTTCGGTTTAATGGGAGGATTACTTGTAATGGGATTGATCATTGCTGTTATCTGTGGAGTGTTTTTCACCATTGGAATAGCTAATATGGCTTATTATAACAGTGATATTGGGGCCGCATTCAGATTCAGGGAAATACTGGACACCATCAATGCCATAGGCTGGGTGGACTACATAATCTGGTACATAATGATGATCATATTGGGGACCATTATAGGCGCCATAGCAGGAGTTCTTGGATTTATACCTATATTAGGATGGATTTTAATTATTTTCGTTCTCTATCCATATCTTTATTTATTATACGCCAGAGCTCTGGGACTTTTGTTTGTTTCCGGGCTCGAACCCCAATGA
- a CDS encoding type II CAAX endopeptidase family protein, whose translation MSSSISSISFLENASEGKNNWWRYLLTVILSLVGGSFVAGLVLGLLLIFSSVFVSGGISNIANFIESVMNSPFTLVILVGISYSISFFLFYICLRFLQHKHLLKIINTVSGLRWKLLFKGLILWALILFILSLPDLIFNPGSYQITYNSGSFLILLIICILVFPIQASFEEILFRGYLMQGFSLVSKKPWVPLLITSLLFGCVHFFNGTNLYMDLSIVASTFIIGMMLGVIALGDNGIETAMGVHIANNLYVALLYNSTDSGLPGLPSMVTAQAADPFTGLPLLILAALLMIAILFWNRKEDIVRIFR comes from the coding sequence ATGTCGTCGTCCATTTCATCAATATCATTTTTAGAGAATGCTTCTGAAGGCAAAAACAACTGGTGGAGATATCTTTTAACAGTTATCCTTTCCCTGGTTGGTGGTAGTTTCGTGGCAGGGCTTGTACTGGGACTGTTGTTAATATTTTCATCGGTTTTTGTCTCAGGAGGAATATCAAATATTGCTAATTTCATTGAATCGGTTATGAACAGCCCATTCACCCTTGTAATACTGGTTGGAATTAGTTACAGCATCTCATTTTTTCTTTTCTATATCTGCCTGCGATTTTTGCAACATAAACATTTGTTAAAGATCATAAACACAGTTTCTGGTCTACGCTGGAAACTCTTATTTAAAGGGCTGATTTTATGGGCATTGATCCTGTTTATACTTTCTTTACCCGATCTTATCTTCAATCCAGGGAGTTATCAGATTACCTATAATTCAGGGAGTTTCCTCATCCTCCTAATTATTTGCATTCTGGTTTTCCCAATCCAGGCATCATTTGAGGAAATTTTATTCAGAGGATACCTCATGCAGGGTTTCAGCCTAGTTTCCAAAAAACCATGGGTCCCGCTTTTAATCACTTCTCTATTATTTGGATGTGTACATTTCTTCAATGGAACCAATCTATATATGGATCTTTCAATTGTTGCATCTACATTCATCATCGGGATGATGCTGGGAGTCATAGCCCTGGGAGATAATGGTATAGAAACTGCTATGGGGGTGCACATAGCCAATAACCTTTACGTTGCACTGTTGTACAACTCTACAGATTCAGGACTTCCAGGTCTGCCTTCAATGGTTACGGCCCAGGCAGCAGACCCCTTCACTGGCCTACCCCTGTTAATTTTGGCGGCTCTTTTAATGATTGCCATCCTGTTCTGGAATAGGAAAGAGGATATTGTGCGGATATTCCGTTAA
- a CDS encoding DUF4013 domain-containing protein, producing the protein MDIGEIVSDSLKYPSSNWGKVLILGVIMIASILIVPIFLVYGYIFRIIKATLAGVDELPDFDEIGDMFVDGLKIFVVAIVYAIPVYIIALILNLIIGASMTVTTSTSLDPMMFWGLIISNIVFLIVALIIGLVEVIAIANMAYNDGELGAAFRFSDILDIIANIGWGKYIATYIVIAIVGAIGFFIGMLTMFILIGFLLLPLVIAPYIAMFGSRAIGLLVASSLEPEAVE; encoded by the coding sequence ATGGATATTGGAGAAATTGTATCTGATTCCCTTAAGTATCCCTCTTCCAACTGGGGGAAGGTGCTTATTTTGGGAGTAATAATGATCGCATCTATTTTGATTGTTCCCATATTTTTAGTATATGGATACATATTTAGAATTATAAAAGCCACATTAGCTGGAGTAGACGAACTACCTGATTTCGATGAAATTGGAGATATGTTCGTGGATGGACTTAAAATATTCGTTGTTGCAATTGTCTACGCAATCCCAGTGTACATAATAGCTTTGATATTAAATTTAATCATCGGCGCATCAATGACCGTCACCACCAGTACCAGCTTAGACCCAATGATGTTCTGGGGGCTTATTATAAGTAACATCGTATTCTTAATAGTTGCACTAATAATCGGACTTGTTGAAGTCATTGCCATTGCAAATATGGCTTATAATGATGGAGAACTCGGAGCAGCCTTCCGTTTCAGTGATATTCTGGATATCATTGCAAACATCGGTTGGGGAAAATACATTGCAACCTACATAGTAATCGCAATAGTAGGTGCCATTGGATTTTTCATAGGGATGCTTACCATGTTCATTCTCATTGGTTTCCTCCTATTGCCACTAGTAATTGCCCCATACATCGCTATGTTCGGATCTCGTGCTATTGGTCTGCTTGTTGCATCCAGTTTAGAACCAGAAGCCGTAGAATAA
- a CDS encoding DUF4013 domain-containing protein: MDIGEIVSDSIKYPSSNWGKVLILGVICIASILIVPIFLVMGYLFRIIKATLAGIDELPEFDEIGEMFVDGLKIFVVGIIYSIPLLIIYGIMYFITMGMVATASYTDVAAVSSAAYGMMAILYIVIAIVGFIVSLFELMAIANMAYYDGDLGAAFRFSEILEHISRIGWGKYIITLIVIWIIAGIGYFIGSLTMIILIGFILLPLVIMPYIMMFMYRAIALMVASSLEGEAVE; the protein is encoded by the coding sequence ATGGACATAGGAGAGATTGTATCCGACTCAATTAAGTATCCTTCCTCTAACTGGGGAAAAGTACTAATATTGGGTGTAATATGTATTGCTTCGATTTTGATTGTTCCTATCTTTTTAGTCATGGGCTATTTGTTCAGAATAATAAAAGCAACTTTAGCCGGTATTGACGAGCTCCCTGAATTCGATGAAATTGGGGAAATGTTCGTTGATGGTCTAAAAATCTTTGTTGTAGGTATTATTTATTCCATTCCCCTATTGATAATTTATGGAATTATGTATTTCATAACCATGGGTATGGTAGCTACTGCCAGTTACACCGATGTCGCTGCCGTTTCAAGCGCAGCTTACGGGATGATGGCTATACTGTACATAGTAATCGCAATAGTAGGATTTATAGTTTCACTGTTTGAACTAATGGCCATCGCCAACATGGCATACTACGATGGAGACCTAGGAGCAGCATTCCGATTCAGCGAGATATTAGAACATATATCCAGAATTGGCTGGGGCAAATACATCATCACCCTCATAGTAATCTGGATAATAGCTGGAATAGGGTACTTCATAGGATCACTGACCATGATCATCCTGATTGGATTCATATTATTACCACTGGTAATAATGCCTTACATCATGATGTTTATGTACAGAGCAATTGCACTGATGGTCGCATCCAGTTTAGAAGGCGAAGCTGTAGAATAA
- a CDS encoding helix-turn-helix domain-containing protein has protein sequence MKTLITNLRGQCLFNVSMKTQPDGLIALHYGKHRKTELDSFLKGGEIRIDTEDPQDALNRIIEIIRGAKIHGDVYVAYGSGDIGPLLNFAANKEEVAGIFTCFGEKVVRLPPFELKISRTRLKIMKMLTRNDFTAVEIGKEVGISRAMVYKHLNGLIESGMVKRSHSMEKYGITDAGVLAMT, from the coding sequence ATGAAAACTCTGATTACCAATTTAAGAGGGCAGTGTCTTTTTAATGTCTCTATGAAAACCCAACCGGATGGATTAATTGCATTACATTATGGTAAACATCGGAAAACAGAATTGGACTCTTTCCTAAAGGGAGGTGAAATTCGAATAGACACAGAAGACCCTCAGGATGCATTGAATCGGATTATAGAAATTATCAGAGGGGCCAAAATACACGGAGATGTTTATGTTGCCTATGGTTCTGGAGATATAGGTCCGCTTCTGAATTTTGCAGCAAACAAGGAGGAAGTGGCTGGAATTTTCACCTGTTTTGGAGAGAAAGTGGTTAGGCTTCCACCATTCGAGCTGAAGATATCCCGGACCCGTCTTAAAATAATGAAAATGCTCACCCGTAATGACTTTACTGCCGTGGAAATTGGTAAAGAAGTTGGAATATCTCGAGCAATGGTTTACAAACATCTTAACGGACTTATAGAATCAGGAATGGTTAAAAGATCTCATTCCATGGAAAAATACGGCATAACTGATGCAGGGGTGCTGGCCATGACCTAA
- a CDS encoding tRNA (guanine(10)-N(2))-dimethyltransferase translates to MVEFNEIEFLYIDEGQVRVKIPQFEKVTAKAPVFFNPVMELNRDLSVTALTTYHKQKEEDITICDAFGGSGIRGIRYAKEIEGVSLAVVNDLNPLAVELANENILENGLNNVKACREDANLILRKCKGRFDVVDIDPFGTPSPYVESAAASIKAGGMICITATDTSALCGTYRKPCIRKYGAKPFRNEYCHETGLRILAGFLSRTFSKYKKYLEFQFSHSTEHYMRLYALVGKGAKNTDESLENLGYIAYCPKCLYRQVFKGIAPKIFLKCPDCGEIWNIAGPLWCGEIQNSDFLSRMLDIVPDLKINRTNEVMKLLEKCHAEADAPPTFYDVHAVCRKLKISAPSMDGVMGLIKEGGYLVTRTHFNPNGLKTDAPLSFIENVIVGLHNQDVTKQKNIG, encoded by the coding sequence ATGGTTGAATTTAATGAAATAGAGTTTTTATACATAGATGAAGGTCAAGTAAGGGTTAAAATTCCTCAGTTTGAAAAAGTAACCGCTAAAGCACCTGTTTTTTTCAACCCAGTTATGGAACTTAACCGAGACCTTTCGGTAACCGCTTTGACCACATACCATAAGCAGAAAGAGGAAGATATCACTATCTGCGATGCCTTCGGAGGCAGTGGGATAAGGGGAATACGCTACGCTAAGGAAATAGAAGGTGTTTCTCTGGCAGTGGTGAATGATTTAAATCCCCTGGCAGTGGAGCTTGCCAATGAAAATATTCTGGAAAATGGTTTGAACAATGTAAAGGCTTGCCGCGAGGATGCTAATCTAATTCTTCGCAAATGCAAGGGTAGATTTGATGTTGTGGATATCGATCCATTCGGAACCCCCTCACCCTATGTTGAGTCGGCAGCTGCCAGTATCAAGGCAGGAGGGATGATCTGCATCACTGCCACCGACACTTCCGCTCTTTGTGGCACCTACCGGAAACCATGCATACGTAAATATGGTGCTAAACCTTTTAGAAATGAGTACTGTCATGAAACCGGCCTCCGGATCCTGGCAGGTTTCCTTTCCCGCACTTTCTCCAAATATAAAAAGTATCTGGAGTTCCAATTCTCCCACAGCACAGAGCATTACATGCGCCTGTACGCCCTGGTGGGTAAAGGAGCTAAAAATACTGATGAATCCCTGGAAAACCTTGGTTACATAGCATATTGCCCCAAATGTCTTTATCGACAGGTTTTTAAGGGTATAGCGCCCAAAATCTTCTTAAAATGCCCAGATTGTGGGGAAATTTGGAATATTGCCGGACCACTCTGGTGCGGAGAGATACAGAATTCTGACTTTTTGAGCAGAATGCTGGACATAGTACCTGATTTGAAGATTAACCGGACAAACGAAGTCATGAAACTCCTGGAAAAATGCCATGCCGAGGCAGATGCTCCCCCCACATTTTACGATGTGCATGCTGTTTGCCGAAAGTTAAAGATAAGCGCCCCTTCAATGGATGGAGTCATGGGCCTCATTAAGGAAGGAGGATATCTGGTTACCAGAACTCACTTTAATCCCAATGGTTTAAAAACTGATGCTCCATTATCTTTCATTGAAAATGTCATTGTGGGCTTACATAATCAGGATGTAACTAAACAAAAAAATATAGGATAA
- a CDS encoding glutamate synthase-related protein, with the protein MKQILLTDPEKCDGCNDCIEACVSVNDESGIFLHKMTEGYQTIVCQQCINPSCLRGCFRDAIYREGDVVKINQDLCVGCRLCMLMCPIGSITHTDDEMLKCEQQCMQSPDDVPACVKSCKEGCLSVVDIKEFATGLQQNFEMDNTMGSKSKRPMSPSGELAVSTEGLCVFCGTCEIVCPTDAIEIVDSHAEIDKSRCIMCGSCTAACPVLIPTGAGSIWDPRTIADIRYTSKAGKYVLRGFGTERQLPSLDDIIILPGQASVAPVDKYREACNTKVVLGTRYAENPLVLETPVLVAGMSFGALSEECKLAMAKGTSLVGSCANTGEGGMLPLEREYADKLMVQYSSGRFGVSADYLNVGDAIEVKIGQGAKPGMGGHLLAEKVSPKVAEIRGIPLGTDALSPARFLDATRPGDLDKHIELIREVTDWQVPIVVKLGPGRVKDDVQLVAEAGADVISVDGMEGGTGAAPEVVIEHTGIPTLAALMEAVNGLEEIGMKDTVDLIITGGIRSGADVAKSMALGADAVYIGTGAMIAMGCRACRMCYTGKCPVGVATQDPLLCERLDVDLAAMRVANYIKSMTEETKMLAQLAGHDDIRKFTPDDLRALNSDTAKITGLRLTGL; encoded by the coding sequence ATGAAACAGATACTCCTAACCGATCCTGAAAAGTGCGATGGATGCAATGACTGTATTGAAGCCTGTGTATCGGTAAATGATGAAAGTGGTATTTTCCTGCATAAAATGACTGAAGGTTACCAGACCATTGTCTGCCAGCAGTGCATAAACCCTTCCTGCCTCCGGGGTTGCTTTAGAGATGCAATCTACCGTGAAGGGGATGTGGTGAAGATCAACCAGGACCTCTGTGTGGGCTGCCGTCTGTGCATGCTGATGTGCCCCATAGGAAGTATCACCCACACCGATGATGAGATGCTCAAATGCGAACAACAATGTATGCAGTCACCAGATGACGTACCGGCCTGTGTTAAATCCTGTAAAGAAGGTTGCCTGAGTGTGGTGGATATTAAGGAATTTGCCACCGGTCTGCAGCAGAACTTTGAAATGGATAATACCATGGGATCAAAATCAAAACGCCCCATGTCTCCCTCAGGAGAACTGGCAGTATCCACTGAAGGATTGTGTGTATTCTGTGGTACCTGCGAAATTGTGTGCCCCACCGATGCCATTGAAATCGTGGACAGTCACGCTGAAATCGATAAAAGTCGCTGTATAATGTGTGGATCGTGTACAGCAGCATGCCCTGTGTTGATACCAACTGGGGCCGGGAGTATATGGGACCCTAGAACCATCGCGGACATACGTTACACCTCCAAGGCAGGTAAATATGTTCTCAGGGGTTTTGGTACAGAAAGACAACTACCTAGCCTGGATGATATTATAATATTGCCTGGTCAGGCTTCGGTAGCTCCGGTGGACAAGTACAGGGAAGCATGTAACACTAAAGTTGTACTGGGGACCAGGTACGCAGAAAATCCTCTGGTACTGGAAACACCAGTACTTGTTGCTGGAATGTCCTTTGGGGCTCTGTCAGAGGAATGTAAACTGGCCATGGCCAAAGGTACTTCTCTGGTAGGATCCTGTGCTAATACCGGGGAGGGGGGAATGTTACCTCTGGAAAGAGAATACGCAGATAAATTAATGGTACAGTACTCTTCAGGTCGTTTCGGAGTTTCTGCAGATTACCTTAATGTGGGAGATGCCATCGAGGTTAAAATAGGTCAGGGAGCAAAACCTGGAATGGGAGGACACCTCTTAGCCGAGAAAGTGAGTCCTAAAGTGGCTGAAATTAGGGGAATACCATTAGGAACTGATGCACTCAGCCCAGCACGATTCCTGGATGCCACCAGGCCCGGAGACCTGGATAAACACATAGAACTCATCCGCGAGGTTACTGACTGGCAGGTTCCAATAGTGGTTAAACTGGGACCCGGAAGGGTGAAAGATGATGTTCAACTGGTTGCTGAAGCTGGTGCCGATGTGATATCTGTGGATGGAATGGAAGGAGGTACAGGAGCCGCACCAGAAGTGGTTATTGAACACACCGGAATCCCCACCCTGGCAGCACTTATGGAAGCAGTCAATGGACTGGAAGAAATCGGAATGAAGGACACCGTTGATCTTATCATCACCGGAGGAATCAGAAGCGGGGCTGATGTGGCTAAATCCATGGCCCTGGGTGCTGATGCAGTGTACATTGGAACCGGTGCCATGATTGCAATGGGATGCAGAGCCTGTCGTATGTGCTACACTGGTAAATGTCCGGTGGGGGTTGCCACCCAGGATCCGTTACTGTGTGAACGTCTGGATGTGGATCTGGCTGCCATGCGCGTGGCCAACTATATTAAATCCATGACTGAGGAGACCAAGATGCTGGCCCAGCTTGCGGGTCACGATGATATTCGCAAGTTCACACCAGATGACCTGCGAGCATTAAACAGTGACACTGCAAAGATAACTGGCCTGAGGCTCACTGGATTGTAA